A genomic window from Salvia hispanica cultivar TCC Black 2014 chromosome 5, UniMelb_Shisp_WGS_1.0, whole genome shotgun sequence includes:
- the LOC125190958 gene encoding glucan endo-1,3-beta-D-glucosidase-like, which translates to MMKPRTISLINLYILAISTPLAFTNCISSYDPQSIDDSIKNAATTQSAQLQPTSPYQTPQNYPPLCSYPPPPSSTLLPPPARAPTPPSLTPPSPSAKPGHGSWCVAKPSVPAPTIQQALDYACGSGADCGPTQPGGACSQPDTVVAHASFAFNSYWQKTKSSGGTCDFGGSAMIVNVDPSYDQCHFLST; encoded by the exons ATGATGAAGCCAAGAACTATTTCTCTCATCAATCTCTACATTTTAGCCATTTCCACACCATTAGCCTTCACCAATTGCATATCAAGCTATG atCCGCAAAGCATAGATGACTCAATCAAGAATGCAGCCACAACACAAAGTGCTCAACTCCAACCTACTTCACCATATCAAACTCCTCAAAACTACCCTCCATTGTGCTCGtatccgccgccgccgtcgtcGACCCTCCTCCCGCCACCCGCGCGGGCCCCGACTCCGCCGTCCCTAACACCTCCGTCGCCCTCCGCGAAACCCGGCCACGGGTCGTGGTGCGTGGCGAAGCCCTCGGTGCCCGCCCCGACGATCCAGCAGGCGTTGGACTACGCCTGCGGGTCGGGCGCCGACTGCGGGCCCACGCAGCCGGGCGGCGCGTGCTCCCAACCGGACACTGTGGTTGCGCATGCTTCATTTGCTTTCAATAGTTATTGGCAAAAGACTAAGTCTAGTGGTGGAACTTGTGACTTTGGAGGCTCGGCTATGATTGTCAATGTTGATCCAA GTTATGATCAGTGCCATTTCCTCTCCACCTGA